From the Syntrophales bacterium genome, the window AAAAGCTATCTGGTATATGCAGGGGGCAATGCCAATAGATTTCAGCAGCGCCATCCCATCAAAACAGTGCTGCCTTATCAATCCGATCTCGGCATCACCTAACCCGCCTTTCTCTCCCAATAACCTTTTTGGAAGAAAAAGCTTTCCGGTATCGTGGAAAGCCGCTCCAAGGGTAATGCATAGTATCTGCTTGTCAGATAGACCCATCTCTATGGCTATGGCATTGGATATATTGGCTACTTCTTTCTGGTGTTCGATTGTGTAAGTATCAAAACCTGATTCCGGTGTTATTAGCTGAAGTAATCGTTGTTCCCCTACCATGCTATTTCCCCAGTTTTTTCATGATTGGCGCGCAGAGTTCCTGCCTCAGTTTTGATGCGGTCATTGTCTGTACGATTACCGTGCCCGGTCCCGTGAGCGTGGTAAAGAAAAGTCCTTCACCGCCGAATAAGGCGGATTTGACACTGCGTATAACTTCTATGCTGTATGTGACACTGTCATCCCACGCGACCGCGGAACCGGTGTCCACGCGCATCGTTTCTCCGGCACTCAGATCAAAAGAGAGGAGATCGCCTGCAACCTGAATAAAGGCAATCCCATCTCCTGATATCTTCTCCAGGATAAAACCCTCACCGCCAAAGAGGATGGCACCAACTCGTTTTTGAAAGGCTACGGATATACCCACGTCACCCACGGCGGCAATGAAGGCGTCACGTTGAGCTAAAACGGTGTTTCCGTTAAGACCTATAGGCAGTATCCGGCCAGGTACGCTTCCG encodes:
- a CDS encoding HD domain-containing phosphohydrolase; translated protein: MVGEQRLLQLITPESGFDTYTIEHQKEVANISNAIAIEMGLSDKQILCITLGAAFHDTGKLFLPKRLLGEKGGLGDAEIGLIRQHCFDGMALLKSIGIAPCIYQIAFQHHERLDGSGYPGGLSGSQISLESRIVAVADVFDAMVRDRLYRPALSVDMALNEININKGTLYDPEVVDILYSIPNIKEGKGISCERLENCRTTIRTRKWF
- a CDS encoding AIM24 family protein, which gives rise to MYILERQSDLYSIEGGNLEVLKIPVTQQVTPFAEAGKMVYITGDVSFETHLPDNKGIVGGMLGKIVGAGKRLMAGESLFFTYFRGHGEVGFAGSVPGRILPIGLNGNTVLAQRDAFIAAVGDVGISVAFQKRVGAILFGGEGFILEKISGDGIAFIQVAGDLLSFDLSAGETMRVDTGSAVAWDDSVTYSIEVIRSVKSALFGGEGLFFTTLTGPGTVIVQTMTASKLRQELCAPIMKKLGK